The genomic segment ACCGCAAGGAAAGCGCGTTCAATGTCATTGGCACTGATGATGCAGGCGTCGATGTTCCGGCAAACCAGATCACACAAGATGATGTGTCACGTTGGTTGTGCGGTTTTCATCAAGCTGGTGCGTTGACCAGCCATCCGCGTGCATACCTATCTGCAGCGTTTGGACGTTGTCTTTCGGCCGATCACGACCCAACAGGCCCGAACCCTGAGCTACGCTTCAATTTGTCCACGAAACTGGTCACATACACGGGCGGAAAGATGAACGGTACAGCCAGAAACCGGTTCTTCTCTATGTCGGAGCTTACCGCGTTTTGGAACGGCTTTTTGTTGATCAGTGGAGACTCGGCATTGGCAATTGCCAGCTCGCAACATCAATCTCAGTCACTACGGATATCGATTAAGTCACCCTAACCTCTTTCAATGTGACCCCCTAAAAGTCTTTATCAAACGCCGGTCCATCGGTTTGCCACCAAGATTGCGGAGGCGATAGACGATCTGACCGAAGGATTGACTGGCGATCGAACGCATTTTCTCACGAAGCCGACGTTGACAGCGCCAAAGGAATGAACGAACCAACAAAAAGGTGCCCCCGAAGGACCGCCTTAAACTTCAGCTGTTTCAACTCTGCCTGAGCAACTCGCTTCCTGCGCCAACCGATCAAGAAGAGGGAACCGAGCCCACCAGCCAGAAGAGGGAGAGCGGCTGGCAGAGGAACAACAGTTGCGTTCGCAGTAATGTTTTCCAGTTTAAAAGTTGATAGCTCTGTTTTGGGTACCCAATAACCGTCATTCGGCCCGTAAGGAGGTGGATTGGGCGTTAAAACCTCGAAGAAATATCGCGTAAACAGCATATAGAACACAGCACTGCGAGGTTCTTGGTTCCAGAACTCAGAAAACAGTGTCGCCAATTCCCACGAATTGGTGGGTTGGGCGCGCGGACCGGCATAGACGAGCTGATCATTCGTTGGCCAGCCATGCTGAAACTCCTCAATAAATGAGTCTCTCGGTGGCAAATTGTTTGATGGAAACCCCACGAGGTTAGGTTCGGGCAAAGAAAAATTTTCGCGCGAAAATATACCTGAGGTTCCACCACCGTAGATTAGTAAAATTCCGCCTTGTTGAGTTTGCGTTGGCACGTCGATACCAACCCATCCAAGCGGACCATTGCTGCTGACACCGGACACATAAGTGTCGCCGAAGAAAAATTCGACTTTGGATATTGCCCCTTGGTCGTCGATGATCGCTCTATGAGTGAAGGCGTCGCCGTCTTGCAACTCAGGCGGCACCCAGCTAGACGATGAATCGATTTTTATCGTGCCTCTCAACTCAACCGCAACAGAAGCTACCGCCACTTCTGAACACAAGAAAAATGAGAATAAACAAGCAAATACTGATCGCATGTAGTACCAAGACTAATACTAATTTATGGCTGCATTGTCACAATCAGCGATAGTTCAAAGCGGTTGCATCGTCAACGTTTCGTCGTACTCTAATTGAAAACTATTCATCCTCAACGAACGACCCATCGGGGACCGCGACCATCTTCAGGCAAAACTAGCGTCGACAGCGCAGAAGCGCTTGCGTTACCGCCGTCGCACACAAGATCCATTGCAATGCGCCGACAAACGCGACTCTCAGGAAAAATGTATCTGCCTTTGCCATAGATGGAATTTCGGCTGCGATTTGGACGCCCGACTTCACATTAAACATCGTTACTGAAGCAAGCAATGCTACCATTGAGCAACGACGTGGATTGTCTTTCCAGTATACAAGTTTTGTTTTGACCAAACGCACACTTGCTTCGATTTTCTTGGCGGCTCGATACTAACAAGCTCCAAACGATACGACCGCAACAACAACAACAATAGTAAAGGTTGTAGTCAACTATTGAGCATGTCGGCTGCGTTTTCGAAAGGTCAAGCTTTTCTGCTGGCCATTGTCGTCAACCTCAGACCTGCCCAGTGACTCAGCGCATTCGAGGATTGGTCCAAGAACTGTGCTCGACCAACTTTCCGTTTGGGTGCGCACGCACCCAATTACCTTTGAAATAGCCGGACGGTCTCCAAACAGCTTCCCCTAGCACCATTACCGGAGCAACCTGGACCTCATAAGGCGCGCTAACATCCACTCCCGAGGTCTGCGACCATTTCTTAATCAAAGAATGCCCCGTCCCTTTGCCACGAGGGCTGTTGTCATCCAAAACGGCATACATTAGGGCAGCTGCTGTGCCATAGTCCCGTTCAATTCTCATAAGATTGGTGTCTAAGCCTGAAGCGGCTGTATTGCAGCAGTATAGAATAAAGCCGTTGTTAACAGCCGAAAAAACATTTTTAATATTACTAAACGCATCCACTTTTGACTCTTTTATTCCAGCACCAAGTTTTACTTCTCCTGGAGCTCCATGTGCATTTACGATGACTACGCGGATCTTTCTACCACTATCTTTCACAAGTGCTCGCAATGCATCTGATACATCAGTAGCGGTCGCATTTTTGGGGACTTTAAGGTGGATGGACGTACTTGATTTGCCAATACCGGTCACGATGGACAAGAGGCTGTTCTGGTTCTTATCATGACCAAAATCACAGCCGTAACCAGGTACATCATGCGCGTGAAGGTAAACTGCGAAAGGATATTCAGCCAAAACAACTTCCAATCAAAAATCTAAAGTACAAGTTTCGAATATCAACAAAATATAACATTCGCAAGTTTCGATCACCGTAAAAGCGCTTCAAAGCACCGTAAAAAATACGACTAGACTTTATTTCATGCAAAACTGAAAATAAGTTGCAGGTGTATATCTGCAAACTAACGAAGGTGCAAAAGAGGCTGACCTTTTTACGGTCACTTTGAATAGCTTCATTCAGTGTAGACTGCGTTCAAATCTCGCATTTCTGCGGGAATGGCGGTCTCAGATGTGTATTCGACTGCCGTCCCCCTGTCCGCCCCGCTTCCGCTTCCGGCTGGTTGGTACCGATGCAAAGCAGGCTGCAACCAGACATCGTGACGCGATTTGAAGTGCCGCTTTCGAGCCGCACTTTTTCTGTCGGTACGCCGAAATCCTCGAAAGCCTCTTGCGCGGTAATACTGATGCGACGGCCGTGATTTACGGATTGCCAAAATCCAGTCGATTTGATCAAAGATGTTCTCGTCAGAAGAGACAAGCTGAAAACGCCCTCTCAAAGCCGCCTTAGGAACCTGCGAAAGATGAAAGTGCCCATTCCCGACGAACCGACCCATATGGTGACCGCGATCGTTGCCTATGCGGGCATCGCCAAGCGGCTTCATGTCGAATTGCTGAATACGGGTGTCGACCTTGTAGCCATCAAGGCTGACCTGATGCGTGAAGCCAAGAAAACAGTGCCGCACGGCGACTTTGCGAAAGATGAAATCGGTCTCTACAAGACGATGTTCGAAGCCATCGAAACGATTTTCGACCCGACAGGCCCTAATGCGGGTGCGCAGAACCAATAGCAAATCGAAACTGTCACCTTGCAGTGAACCAAACTCTCTCCCGGACGCGTACTGAAAACGACGGATTGGAGAAGAGACAATGCCCCGAACCGGATTCACTTTGGGTCTTTTTGTCGGGGCAACATTGGCCCTCACAGCAAGTCTGACAGAGGTGTCCGCCAAACAGAGCAAGGGAAAAGCCTTGCAGTTTTCGTTCGAGATGGCCGACGGCAGTGCTCTGCCGCTCAATCAGTTCTCCGGCAAACCTATACTCGTGGTGAATACGGCAACGAAATGTGGGTTCAGCAAACAGCTTGCCGGCCTGCAGGAGCTGCATGAAACGTACGCTGCGCGCGGCCTCGTCGTGATCGCTGTGCCGTCAAACGACTTCGGCAATCAGGAACCTTTGAAAGATAGCGAAATTGCCGGGTTTTGCGAAGCCAAGTACGGCGCCAGATACCTGATGACCGCAAAAACCCAGGTGAAAGGCAAGTCGGCTCATCCCTTCTATCGGTGGGCGGCTGAGACCCTTGGCCCCGCTGCCCGTCCCTATTGGAACTTTCACAAATACCTCGTCGGATCGGATGGATCGATCATTGCCTGGTTCTCGACACCGACCAAACCGACATCGCCCATCATCATCAAGGCTATCGACGCAGAGCTAGACGGTTGAGCTGCCGCTATGGCTGAGAATTTGCAGGTGATACGGTGGACCGAAGGCTTGCCTGACAATGCGTGTGACGTTTGAACCGATGATCGGCAAACCGCCGGTACGCAAACGAGATGCCTTGATAAATGCCGGGAAGCGCGGCGAGCCGCGCCAGCAACCGCCAGCCCCTGAATTGGCGCCAGATGACCAGAAAGGCGTCCAAGCCGGTTTCGATCGTGCCATCTTCATTGCGGACGCGAAGATAGAGCAAGGCCTCTGACTGGCTTATGCCCGTACCCTGCAATAGCTGCGGATGTGTTGCGATATCGTTCCAGGCAATGCTGGTTCTCGGCGTCAGCCGTTTGTAGTAGCCGATCTCCCTTGAACAGAGCCCGCATTTGCCGTCGTAGTAAACCTCGATCAACAATCTCACCATTCGTTTGCCTGACTGAGGATATCTACGATGGTGATGAAAGAACGGATCGCGCAAGCTGTGGAGTATATCCATCTGCATTCATGCCGTGACGGGGCACATAGAGCAAGGCCGGTCAGACACCTGGTATCGACCGGCCCAACGTCGTGTCTATCTTCTTCGACTCATCCGGCCGGTGCACTGCGGCTGACATGTCCCCCGCCGCCGAAGAGGCTCTTTGCCTTTTCACGCAGGAACTGCAGGCAGACATAAAGCACGGGGATCATCAGGACGCCGATCACCGTCGCAAACAGCATACCGCCGAAGACAGCAAATCCGATCGCCTTTTGACTGGCGGCCCCCGCGCTTGACGCCGTCATGAGCGGGACCACACCGAGCAGGAACGAAAGTGCCGTCATCATCACCGCCCGGAAACGAAGGTGAGCGGCCTCAGTGGCAGCTTCCATAATCGACTTGCCGGTATCGCGCTGTTCCATCGCGAATTCAACAATGAGGATCGCGTTCTTCGCGCCCATGCCGACCAGCATGATCATCCCGATCTGCGTATAGAGATTGACGTCACCACCAGTCACGAACACGGCAACCAACGCCCCCATAATCGCGAAGGAGACCGACATCAGAATGGCAACGGGCATGGTCCAGCTTTCATACTGGGCAACGAGAAACAGATAGGTGAACAGGATCGACAGCATCAGGATGAACATGACGATATTGCTCGCGCCCTGTTGCTGCTGCGCGGTGCCTGTCCATTCATAGGTGTATCCGGGTGGAAGGGCTCCCGTCGCGGCCGATTCCATCTCGTTGATGACCACCCCGGTTGAAGCGCCCGGAGCCGGATCCGCCATGACGGCCGCGGCCCGGAACATGTTGTAGCGTGTCAGGATCTGCGGTCCGAGCACATTCTCGGTCGTCAAGATGCTGCGGAGCGGAACCATGGTGCCGTCCTGAGAGCGGACATAGAGCCGTCCTATATCTTCCACCTTGTCGCGGTACTGACCCTCGGCCTGGATCATCACTTTGTAGACACGGCCGAAGATGTTGAAGTCGTTGATATAGAACGAGCCGAGATAGGCTTGCAGCGTCGTGAAGACGTCGGACACGCCGATCCCCAGCGTCTTGGCTTTTTCCCTGTCGAGATCGACAAAGACCTGCGGCACGTTCGCCCGGAAGGTCGAATAAGCGCGCGCGATTTCTTCGCTTTGGTTGGCCGAATAGACCATCGACCCGACCGCAGATGCGAGGTCCTGCGGCGTGCCGCCCCCCGTCTGCTGCAGCATCAGCTGCACACCGCCGGTCGTTCCAAGGCCCGGGATCGGCGGTGGGTTGAAGGCGATAATATTGGCGCCCGGAATGGTCGAGAAATCGGCCCAGAATTTCGCAAGGATCGCATTGATGCGAAGGTTCGGTTCCTGCCGGTCTTCCCAGTTGCTCATGGTCGCAATGACCAGCGCAGCATTTGAGGAGGTCGCCCCGTTCAGGATTGAAAAGCCGTTCACGATGACAACGTTGTCAACGCCAGGGACGGCCCGGGTGAGCTCAACCACACGATCTGTCACGGTTTCAGTCCGTTGCAGGGCAGCTCCGTCGGGAAGCTGAACATCCACCATCAGGTAGCCCTGGTCTTCAGACGGCAGAAAACCCTGCGGCAGCGTGCTGCCGAGCGACACGATAACGGCAATCGCCCCCCCGACAATGATCAGACCGATAAAGGCAACCCTCACCAGGCGCCGGATTATGGCAGTGTAACCGTCGCGTACGCCCGTAATGCCGCGATCGAACAGACCCATGAGACCCTTCGGAGGGCCGGACCTTGCCTTGAGAATAAGCCCGCAAAGCGCCGGTGAGAGCGTCAGCGCGTTGATGGACGAAATAACAACCGAAACCGAGATCGTCACCGCGAATTGCGAGTAAAGACGACCGGTAATCCCTGGCATGAAAATCGTCGGCACAAACACCGCCAGAAGCACCAGTGTCGTCGCAATGACCGGGCTGGTGATCTGCTCCATCGCCTTGGCCGTTGCTTCCTTGGGTGACAGCCCCTCCTCCGCGATGATGCGTTCCACATTCTCCACCACGACGATCGCATCGTCGACCACGATGCCGATGGCAAGCACCAGCGCAAACAGCGAAATCGTGTTGAGCGACATGCCAAGGGCAAGCAGGACAGCGAATGTTCCAATCAGCGAGACCGGAATCGCAACAGTTGGAATGATTGTCGCGCGCCAGTTGCCGAGAAAGATGAACACCACCGACACAACAAGCAGGAACGTCAGAAAGAGCGTCGCGATCACATCGTCCAGAGAAGCCTGCACAAAATCAGTTGTGTTGAACGGCACGGCATAGGCAACATCATCCGGAAAGGCCTGTGCGAGGTTCTCAAGACGCGCCAGGACGTTCTCCGAAACCTGGAGTGCGTTGGCGCCCGGAGCCTGATAGATCGCCAGAACGGTTGAAGGCTGACCGTTGAACTCACCGGAAGCATTGTAAAACTGTGCGCCGAGTTCGACCCTGGCAACATCGCCGATCGTGACAATGGCGCCGTCGTCACCTGTTCTCAGGACGATTTGTTCAAATTCCTCAGGCGTCGCCAGCCGGCCCTTGGCCTTGATCGTGTACTGGAACTGTTGTCCGTCCGGAACAGGAGGTGCGCCAATCTGACCGGCGGCAACCTGGATATTCTGGTCTTTGACGGCAGCGATAAAGTCGCTCGGCGTCATGCCGAGACTGGTCAGCCGATCGGGATCCAGCCAGATACGCATCCCATAGGCGAAATCAGTCATCACATCCGCGCGCCCAACGCCCTGGACGCGCGCAAGTGCATCTTTCAGATTGATGGAAGCGTAGTTCGACAGAAAAACCGGATCATAGGTGCCGTTCGGCGAATAAAGCGTGATCACCAGCAGCATATTCGTGCTGGCCTTTTGAACAGTCACACCATTTGCCGTCACTTCACTCGGAAGCTGACTGGTCGCCTGTGACACTCTGTTCTGCGTGTTGACCGTCGCGATGTCCGGATCTGTTCCGACGGCAAATGTCACGTTCAGCGAATAGTTGCCACTGTCATTGCTCGTCGACTGCATGTAGATCATGTCGTCGACGCCGTTTACCTGCCCCTCGATGGGAGCAGCAACCGTTTCCTCCAAAACCTCAGCGTTCGCACCTGTGTAGGTTGCCGAAACGTTCACGACGGGGGGCGTAATGTTGGGAAACTGCTCAACCGGCAGGGAAACGTACCCCAGGATACCGGCGATCGTAATCACAATGGAAATCACCAGCGCAAATTTGGGCCGGTAGATAAAAAAGCGAGAAAACATTTAGCTTTGCTCCGCCGGCTGGGACGCAAGTACGGGATCGACTTCGACACCTGGCCGGACCTTTTGCAGACCTTCCGTTATGACTTCTTCGCCTTCAGACAAACCCTTGGTGACAACGAAATTGGTTCCGATTTGCTGGCCAAGTTCGACATACTTCTGCTCGACCTTCTTGTCGGAGGTAATCGCCAGTGCAAAAGCACCCTGCTGGTCCCGCTGGATCGCGGCTTGGGGAACAACCAGCGCGGTTTCGGTGTTGGGCGCTTCCAGGAGCACGGTGACATAGGTTCCGGCAAGGAGCCTGACATCCTTGTTGTCAAATTCACCCCTGAAGGAGATTGTTCCGGTTGAGGCATCTATCTCGTTGTCGATATAAACGATCTTTCCCGTTTCACCGTATTTGTCCCCATTTGGAAGCACGAGGCTAATCGACGGTGCTTCATCGGGAGACAGATCCGCAGGACTGATATTGTGCGTTTGGACTGCATTGAGGTACTGCGCTTCGCTCACGGAAAAATTGACATAGACCGGCGCGAGCCGGATCAGCTTGGCAAGGGCGTTGGTGTTTGGTCCCACAAGCTCGCCAACGCTATAAGCGCTTTTGCCGATCTGGCCGGGAAACGGCGCGGAGATGTCCGTGTAGCTCAGGTTGAGTTCGGCTTGCTGCAAGGCAGACTGCGCAGCTTCCACCGAGGCCTCGGCCTGCTGTTTCTGGGCGAGCGTTGCCTCGTACGCCGCCTCGGAAACGTGTCCTTTTTCCAGAAGATCCTTGTCCCGTTTTTCATCGGCGGCCTTGAGCGCTGCATCTGCTTTTGCGCTTGCAAGATCTGCCTTTGCCTTTGTCAGCTGGGCTTCGTATTCGGCCTTTTCAATTGTAAATAGAAGGTCGTCCTGCTTGACGAAGGACCCGTCCGGCACCGCCTTGTTCTCCAGAAATCCGCTGACCCTGGCAACGAGATCGACCTGATCGACGGCTGCAATCTGACCAACGAATGTCTCACTCTGGCGAACATCCTCAGACGTTACCTTCGCCACGGTCACGGAAGGGGGCGGCGCTGCCGGTGCTTCGGACTGCTGCGAATCGTCTGAACAGGCAGCCAGAAAACTGGCGGCTGCTACAGTCAAAACAAGGTTACGGGACAAAGGGGCGAAACGCAGAAATGGCATACGGGAACTCCGCTTTCAGACCGGTGGGTCGCGCGCGCGATCGGAGTTCACTATAAAAGGACTGATTGATTCAACAAGCGAATTTTCGTGGCGGCCAGGTATCGGCGCTCGGGAAGATTACGTTACGTTTTTGATCCGTGTAGCCATCTCAGTTCTTTTGACAAGTGTATTCTCGGCTCAATGCCGTTCAGGCAGCATCAGGTGTGAGAATGACTGTCAGACCGAACAACTCACTCGCTGGAGTGATCTTCTTTTCGGCGATAGACGAAGACGCGAATTCGATTGCCGCAATCTGTGGCAAACCGTTTCTGACCGCATGAGCAGCCTCCTGACCGACCAGCGCGCGGTATGCTTCAGGATTGAGGACAGAGAGTTTACCACGAGCTGTTTCAAGCTCCAGGCCGAGGCTGGTTGCGCGCATTTCCCTTTGACCCGTGAAGGCGCCCAGAAATTCATGGTGATCCGACGGGTCGCCCGCAATCATGTATATGCAGCGAATATCCTGCGCTCCATTTGCATGTTGCTGAAACGCCGGCTTCCAGAAATTCTCGGGAAATTTATTGTGGCAGGTGAAGTAGCCGATCTTCGGGCTTAGCGGATCGCGCAGGATCGTTAGATCGAAGGCCACCTTCGCCGTTTCGCCGCCAGGCAGATGTGCCGTTCTTTCAAACGAAAAGGGTTCAAAAAGGTCCAGACCTGACTTTTCAAAGTCATCACGGTCACCGCCGGCGCCCTGACTATCCAGGACCAGCATGCTCGCGCCCTCTCCGGTTTTCAGGAAGTCGCGGTTAAACGCGCCGAAGGAAAAAGTCCTGCCGATCGTTTCCGTTATCAAAGACGGATCGGCGACGCTCAGCAACTCGATGAAGAAACCGTTGAACTGAATGAGCCGGTTGGCGGTCCCGAAAGGATGCCTGTTTTCGGGCGTAATTGTAAAGCCCATCGCTTCATAGGCACGGCCTGCCGCGTCGAGATCGTTCACTGCAACAACGAGATGATCCAGGCCACGCAACATTTTGTTCCCCTCCAGACCCGTGTCGTCAGACCAGGCGGCTTTGTTGAACAGCAGCGCCGATAAACGAGCCGAACAACGGGTGCGGCTCAAATGGTCTGGACTTGAGTTCCGGGTGATACTGCACGCCTATGAACCAGGGATGATCCGCAATTTCGACCGTTTCCGGCAGGATGCCGTCCGGGGATGTCCCGGCAAAGATCAACCCGCAATCTTCCAGTTTTTCCCGATAACCTATATTGACTTCATACCTGTGCCGATGCCGTTCCGACACGTTATTCTTTCCATAGATCTCGGCAATGCGTGAGCCCGGTTGAAGCGTTGCGGGATAAGCGCCAAGACGCATTGTGCCGCCAAGATCGCCATCTTCGTTCCGAACTTCCTTTTCGTTTCCTTTGGTCCATTCGGTCATCAGTCCGACAACCGGTTGATCCGTCGGCCCGAATTCGGTCGAATTGGCATCGCCGATACCGGCCATATTGCGTGCAGCTTCAAGGACAGCCATCTGCATTCCGAAGCAGATGCCGAAATACGGGATATTGCGTGTCCGGGCGAAATGCGCTGCTGCGATCTTGCCTTCCGCACCACGTTCACCAAATCCGCCGGGTACCAGGATACCGTGAACACCTTCCAGATAGGGACTTGGATCCTCCTTCTCGAAGGTTTCCGATTCTATCCACTCCAGATTGACTTTGACCCTGTTGGCAATTCCGCCATGGACCAGCGCTTCGATCAACGACTTATAGGCATCTTTTAGGACCGTGTACTTGCCGACAATCGCGATCTTGACTTCACCTTCCGGATTGGCGACGGCCTCGGAAATGCCTTCCCAACGCTCAAGCACCGGTGCCGGGGCACCTTTCAGGCCGAACGCCGCAAGCACTTCATCGTCCAAACCTTCATTGTGATAGGCAATCGGAACGTCGTAGATGGACTTCACATCATAGGCTGGAATGACAGCGCTCTCACGCAC from the Roseibium sp. HPY-6 genome contains:
- a CDS encoding glutathione peroxidase; amino-acid sequence: MPRTGFTLGLFVGATLALTASLTEVSAKQSKGKALQFSFEMADGSALPLNQFSGKPILVVNTATKCGFSKQLAGLQELHETYAARGLVVIAVPSNDFGNQEPLKDSEIAGFCEAKYGARYLMTAKTQVKGKSAHPFYRWAAETLGPAARPYWNFHKYLVGSDGSIIAWFSTPTKPTSPIIIKAIDAELDG
- a CDS encoding DUF393 domain-containing protein; this encodes MVRLLIEVYYDGKCGLCSREIGYYKRLTPRTSIAWNDIATHPQLLQGTGISQSEALLYLRVRNEDGTIETGLDAFLVIWRQFRGWRLLARLAALPGIYQGISFAYRRFADHRFKRHTHCQASLRSTVSPANSQP
- a CDS encoding multidrug efflux RND transporter permease subunit yields the protein MFSRFFIYRPKFALVISIVITIAGILGYVSLPVEQFPNITPPVVNVSATYTGANAEVLEETVAAPIEGQVNGVDDMIYMQSTSNDSGNYSLNVTFAVGTDPDIATVNTQNRVSQATSQLPSEVTANGVTVQKASTNMLLVITLYSPNGTYDPVFLSNYASINLKDALARVQGVGRADVMTDFAYGMRIWLDPDRLTSLGMTPSDFIAAVKDQNIQVAAGQIGAPPVPDGQQFQYTIKAKGRLATPEEFEQIVLRTGDDGAIVTIGDVARVELGAQFYNASGEFNGQPSTVLAIYQAPGANALQVSENVLARLENLAQAFPDDVAYAVPFNTTDFVQASLDDVIATLFLTFLLVVSVVFIFLGNWRATIIPTVAIPVSLIGTFAVLLALGMSLNTISLFALVLAIGIVVDDAIVVVENVERIIAEEGLSPKEATAKAMEQITSPVIATTLVLLAVFVPTIFMPGITGRLYSQFAVTISVSVVISSINALTLSPALCGLILKARSGPPKGLMGLFDRGITGVRDGYTAIIRRLVRVAFIGLIIVGGAIAVIVSLGSTLPQGFLPSEDQGYLMVDVQLPDGAALQRTETVTDRVVELTRAVPGVDNVVIVNGFSILNGATSSNAALVIATMSNWEDRQEPNLRINAILAKFWADFSTIPGANIIAFNPPPIPGLGTTGGVQLMLQQTGGGTPQDLASAVGSMVYSANQSEEIARAYSTFRANVPQVFVDLDREKAKTLGIGVSDVFTTLQAYLGSFYINDFNIFGRVYKVMIQAEGQYRDKVEDIGRLYVRSQDGTMVPLRSILTTENVLGPQILTRYNMFRAAAVMADPAPGASTGVVINEMESAATGALPPGYTYEWTGTAQQQQGASNIVMFILMLSILFTYLFLVAQYESWTMPVAILMSVSFAIMGALVAVFVTGGDVNLYTQIGMIMLVGMGAKNAILIVEFAMEQRDTGKSIMEAATEAAHLRFRAVMMTALSFLLGVVPLMTASSAGAASQKAIGFAVFGGMLFATVIGVLMIPVLYVCLQFLREKAKSLFGGGGHVSRSAPAG
- a CDS encoding efflux RND transporter periplasmic adaptor subunit, encoding MPFLRFAPLSRNLVLTVAAASFLAACSDDSQQSEAPAAPPPSVTVAKVTSEDVRQSETFVGQIAAVDQVDLVARVSGFLENKAVPDGSFVKQDDLLFTIEKAEYEAQLTKAKADLASAKADAALKAADEKRDKDLLEKGHVSEAAYEATLAQKQQAEASVEAAQSALQQAELNLSYTDISAPFPGQIGKSAYSVGELVGPNTNALAKLIRLAPVYVNFSVSEAQYLNAVQTHNISPADLSPDEAPSISLVLPNGDKYGETGKIVYIDNEIDASTGTISFRGEFDNKDVRLLAGTYVTVLLEAPNTETALVVPQAAIQRDQQGAFALAITSDKKVEQKYVELGQQIGTNFVVTKGLSEGEEVITEGLQKVRPGVEVDPVLASQPAEQS
- a CDS encoding VOC family protein; amino-acid sequence: MLRGLDHLVVAVNDLDAAGRAYEAMGFTITPENRHPFGTANRLIQFNGFFIELLSVADPSLITETIGRTFSFGAFNRDFLKTGEGASMLVLDSQGAGGDRDDFEKSGLDLFEPFSFERTAHLPGGETAKVAFDLTILRDPLSPKIGYFTCHNKFPENFWKPAFQQHANGAQDIRCIYMIAGDPSDHHEFLGAFTGQREMRATSLGLELETARGKLSVLNPEAYRALVGQEAAHAVRNGLPQIAAIEFASSSIAEKKITPASELFGLTVILTPDAA
- a CDS encoding CTP synthase produces the protein MARFIFITGGVVSSLGKGLASAALGALLQARGYKVRLRKLDPYLNVDPGTMSPYQHGECFVTDDGAETDLDLGHYERFTGRPANQQDNITTGRIYQDIIAKERRGDYLGGTVQVIPHVTDAIKNFVLTGNDGYDFVLVEIGGTVGDIEGLPFFEAIRQLGNDLPRGDVVYVHLTLMPYIPSAGEMKTKPTQHSVKELRSIGIQPDILMIRCDRPIPETEKRKLSLFCNVRESAVIPAYDVKSIYDVPIAYHNEGLDDEVLAAFGLKGAPAPVLERWEGISEAVANPEGEVKIAIVGKYTVLKDAYKSLIEALVHGGIANRVKVNLEWIESETFEKEDPSPYLEGVHGILVPGGFGERGAEGKIAAAHFARTRNIPYFGICFGMQMAVLEAARNMAGIGDANSTEFGPTDQPVVGLMTEWTKGNEKEVRNEDGDLGGTMRLGAYPATLQPGSRIAEIYGKNNVSERHRHRYEVNIGYREKLEDCGLIFAGTSPDGILPETVEIADHPWFIGVQYHPELKSRPFEPHPLFGSFIGAAVQQSRLV